In one Mycobacteroides chelonae genomic region, the following are encoded:
- the sppA gene encoding signal peptide peptidase SppA: MFAFTTPTDVNDLLAKVDTARHRGVPRDCILELDLLEVPPETANFDPLGLVFSGASRPLSLRHTIAAIHRAIDDPRVAGLIARVQIPPAAAGAVQELRAAIEAFSAVKPSVAWSETYPGTLAYYLASAFGEVWMQPSGTVGLIGFAASGTFLRGALDKAGVEAQFLTRGQYKSAANLFTEDGYTEAQREADGRLLESLSEQVRDGVAASRKLDPAEVDALADRAPLRRTDAVTAGLVDRIGYRDEAYARIGELTGVHADKEPPLLYLARYARATRPQVPSLPALPGRPSRRTIGVVTLAGPIVSGRSGPRLFPPGPASGGDVIAEALRDAVADDSVAAIVLRVDSPGGSVNGSETIWREVIRAREAGKPVVASMGAVAGSGGYYVAMGADAILANPGTITGSIGVITGKFITRGLKEKLGVASDTLRTNANADAWSSNEPFTDEQRDLVEAEIDMHYEDFVQRVADGRNLSVDAVKAVAQGRIWSGRDALAHGLVDELGGFREAVAKAKKLADIDPDDDVRIASFPSSPLTAMLRQRTSSQPAAAAVTDAVLGRVAQLALETVQRAQRSIGGAQTMMLGDYRF, translated from the coding sequence ATGTTCGCCTTTACCACGCCCACGGATGTCAACGACCTGCTGGCCAAGGTCGACACCGCACGTCACCGGGGAGTACCCCGGGACTGCATCCTGGAACTCGATCTGCTCGAGGTGCCGCCGGAAACCGCCAACTTCGATCCGCTGGGCCTGGTCTTCTCCGGAGCGAGCAGGCCGCTGTCGCTGCGGCACACCATTGCCGCCATCCACCGTGCGATCGACGATCCGCGGGTGGCCGGCCTCATCGCCCGGGTGCAGATCCCGCCCGCCGCTGCCGGAGCCGTCCAAGAGCTTCGGGCCGCCATCGAGGCGTTCAGCGCGGTCAAGCCGAGCGTGGCGTGGTCCGAAACCTACCCGGGCACCCTGGCCTACTACTTGGCGTCGGCCTTCGGCGAGGTGTGGATGCAACCATCCGGCACCGTGGGACTCATCGGATTCGCGGCCAGCGGAACCTTCCTGCGCGGTGCACTCGACAAGGCCGGGGTTGAGGCGCAGTTCCTCACACGCGGTCAGTACAAATCGGCGGCCAACCTGTTCACCGAGGACGGCTACACCGAGGCGCAGCGGGAAGCTGACGGGCGGCTGTTGGAAAGCCTGTCCGAACAGGTTCGCGACGGTGTCGCCGCATCGCGCAAGCTCGACCCGGCAGAGGTGGACGCCCTGGCAGACCGGGCGCCGCTGCGGCGCACCGATGCGGTGACCGCAGGCCTGGTCGACCGCATCGGATATCGCGATGAGGCGTATGCGCGCATCGGTGAATTGACCGGTGTGCACGCCGATAAGGAACCCCCGCTGCTGTATCTGGCGCGCTACGCCCGGGCCACCCGGCCACAGGTGCCGAGCCTGCCCGCCCTGCCCGGGCGGCCATCGCGGCGGACCATCGGCGTGGTCACCCTGGCGGGACCGATCGTGAGTGGCCGCAGCGGGCCACGGCTCTTTCCGCCCGGACCGGCCAGCGGAGGTGACGTGATCGCCGAGGCGCTGCGCGACGCGGTCGCCGACGATTCGGTGGCCGCCATCGTGTTGCGTGTGGACAGCCCCGGCGGCTCGGTCAATGGCTCGGAAACTATTTGGCGAGAAGTGATCCGGGCGCGTGAGGCGGGCAAGCCAGTGGTGGCGTCCATGGGTGCGGTCGCCGGATCCGGCGGTTACTACGTGGCCATGGGTGCCGACGCGATCCTCGCCAACCCGGGCACCATCACCGGATCCATCGGGGTGATCACCGGAAAGTTCATCACCCGTGGGCTCAAGGAGAAGCTCGGGGTCGCCTCGGACACCTTGCGCACCAACGCCAACGCTGATGCGTGGTCGAGTAACGAACCGTTCACCGACGAGCAGCGCGATCTCGTCGAGGCTGAGATCGACATGCATTACGAAGATTTCGTGCAGCGGGTCGCCGACGGGCGAAACCTCAGTGTTGACGCCGTGAAAGCGGTTGCGCAGGGCCGGATCTGGTCGGGCAGGGATGCGCTGGCGCATGGCCTGGTTGATGAACTCGGCGGGTTCCGCGAGGCGGTGGCCAAGGCCAAGAAGCTCGCGGACATAGATCCCGATGACGACGTGCGGATCGCGAGCTTCCCGAGTTCACCGCTGACGGCGATGCTGCGGCAGCGGACGTCCTCGCAGCCCGCCGCCGCGG